From uncultured Pseudodesulfovibrio sp.:
ACATTGAATCGGCACCTCCAGTCAAACAACCGGCTCGACAGGTCGAAGTGAAAGCCGCACCATCTCCGCAAAAAGCCGAAGAACAGCCAGAAATCATTGAAGAGACATACGTCGTTGATGCTCCGGCAGAAGCGGCTGTTCAGCCGGCTGATGTGGGTGAAAACGATTTGGCCGAGGAACCATTGCCCCAAGCTGAGACTGCAAAAGATGAAGCCAAGACGGCCATTGCAGCGGAAAAAGAAGTCATAACCGAAGAAGTTACTGTCACCGAAAAAATGACTATTACTGAAGAGGTCACATCCCCAACCGAAACGGAACCCGGTATGTACTATGTCCAAATCGGTGCTTTTTCCGACTTGGAAAATGCAAACAAAGTCCTCGCACAGCTCCTTTCGGATGGGTACAAGGACTCTGTATTGTCCAAAACAGATACGGGTCTATTCCGCGTACAGGCAGGCTCATTCCCGGACGAAACTTCGGCCGAAAACGCACTTGCCAAACTCAAGACAGACTACCCCGAAGGGTTTGTATTCAAGAAATCGGCCGACAAATAATCTCGACAGACAATTCAAGAGGCTCGAAGCAATTCGGGCCTTGTAAACAATCCTAACGATTCAGTTCGGCGCGGAACTTGCGAGACAACCTGAATACAACCACTTTGCGCGGCGGCAAAGTAATCGTCTGGGTGGTCTGGGGATTGCGCCCCTTGCGTGCCCGCTTGTCATACGCTTCAAACTTGCCAAAACCGCTGATCAGAAGAGCGTGGTCTTTCTTGACTGCTGTCTTCATGATCTCAAGGATGGATTCAACCAGGTCCTTGATTTCGGCGCGATTCTTGTCAGTGCGTTCGTAAATGTAATCTACGATGCCAGCTTTTGTGAGGGTGCCCATTGATCGCCTCCAGAAAAGGTTTTCAGAAATTACTTCACAATTTTTACGATTTCAGCCGCAAGCCGATTCATCTCGTCAGGGTCTTTATACGGAGTCTGCTCCCACAGGCGCAATCCGTCGTCCGAGAATCTCGGAATGAGATGATAATGTGCATGATGCACCAACTGTCCGGCAGCCTCGTAATTATTCTGCATAAGGTTCAGGCCGTCGGCTCCGGTAGCCTCAATGACTGCCTTGCCCACGACAGACAAAGCCTCAAGCAAATCGCTTCCCATTTCTACGGGAATGTCCATCAATGTGGGGTAATGCCCCTTGGGTAGCACCAAGGCATGCCCCGCATTCACAGGTG
This genomic window contains:
- a CDS encoding SPOR domain-containing protein; amino-acid sequence: MKKNILALIVLATSALVLSGCFRKHIESAPPVKQPARQVEVKAAPSPQKAEEQPEIIEETYVVDAPAEAAVQPADVGENDLAEEPLPQAETAKDEAKTAIAAEKEVITEEVTVTEKMTITEEVTSPTETEPGMYYVQIGAFSDLENANKVLAQLLSDGYKDSVLSKTDTGLFRVQAGSFPDETSAENALAKLKTDYPEGFVFKKSADK
- a CDS encoding integration host factor subunit alpha; this encodes MGTLTKAGIVDYIYERTDKNRAEIKDLVESILEIMKTAVKKDHALLISGFGKFEAYDKRARKGRNPQTTQTITLPPRKVVVFRLSRKFRAELNR
- a CDS encoding HIT domain-containing protein translates to MAHVDSDCIFCKIVAGEIPCAKVFESETCLAFLDIAPVNAGHALVLPKGHYPTLMDIPVEMGSDLLEALSVVGKAVIEATGADGLNLMQNNYEAAGQLVHHAHYHLIPRFSDDGLRLWEQTPYKDPDEMNRLAAEIVKIVK